Genomic window (Sphaeramia orbicularis chromosome 7, fSphaOr1.1, whole genome shotgun sequence):
gtttgtgtttcaggtggTCCTGGTCTTAGGGTAAAGAAATCATGTACTAAAAAATCAGATACAGTTTGTGAACCCCAGGAGGGATTCTACTGTACGGACGTTAAAGACCACAGCTGTGTACGAGCACAGAAACACAGAGACTGTGAGAAAGGACAATACATCAAACTGAAAGGTTGGTTTATATTAATGCACACTGACAGATGCTGAATGGTGTAAACTTTCTGCAGAgtggtatttttctttaattcacaTGGCTGTTATTGTTGACAAAAGGTTTGAGGCAGATACTTTGAATATTTCAAACTTGTGTAAAATACCTAAAGCACCATTACACCACAGTTTATATAATAGGGTGAACAAACGTCCTCTTTTGCCCGGACATGTCCTCTTTTCACGTTCTGTCCGGGACGTCCAGGCGTTTTTATAAATTAGTGAAATGtgtggttttcattgtttttcacagaaaaaactcAAATGTGTATGGAAACGCACAAGTGCAATTTAAGTGTCCATCACTGTCACTATTTGTACAATCTGAAAAGTTCTAAATCCActggaagaaaagactttggTCTTTCCAGTGATATATGGGACATTATGACGGCACTGATCCACAGCAGCCTGTGGATGTGtggatggacagacctgtccacagacacactgTAGTAGGgtggcaaacatgtggcccacggaccaaaactgacccactgaaggttccaatgtggcccatgGCATGAATTCACAAAGTCAAacttgttcaggttccacatacagaccaatggtgatctcaagtaaaataagagcataataacctataagtaatgactccaaattttcttcttggtttaatgtgaaaaaaattatactatgcctataaattatgcaaaaaataacattaaattctgaaaatatttgcattaataaactatcctttaacagttaaatgtgaataacctgaacaaatatgaacaacctgaaatgtctaaagaaaatgaagagcaattttaacagtattctgccctttactaaatgttttgtacctttgtagagcCGATCCTtaacacacatgtataaatgataagttgccGTATTCAGTCAAATATAAAaattcagttgtgttttttttgtttttatctgttacTCCACCTAAaagacacagtaaaacaaaacctgaTCTTGTCAGATTTTGAAAGTAGTCCTGAAAAAAGGACAAAAGTACATACACACAGctagaataataatagtaataacagttCCATGTAGCCTGTTTCACTAAAATATTTTCTCTGGGGTTAAAGGCGCTTTGCAAAGAATACAACAGTACTTATGTAgtataaaacacactgaatactACGATACTTACATAGGGTGTGATCAAGTATCTGTAGGTGGAGCTGAGTGTCCTCTTTtatggaaatcacaatatggtcACCCTATTATATAATGATTTGACTTTATACTCACTGATGTTTTAATGTAGAGTAGAGCTGCAGcttcaattatttttgtaatcagttaTTCTATtgagggcaacacggtggtgcagtggttagcactcatgcatcacagcaagaaggtcctgggttcgattccaacaccagtcgacggggggtgggacctttctgtgtggagtttgcatgttctccccgtgtctgcgtgggttctctccaggtactccggcttcctcccaccatccaaacacatgcactgataggttaattggttaatctaaattgcccataggtgtgaatgtgagagtgattgtctctatatgttcagccctgagatgaactggtgacttgtccagggtgtaccccaccttcgcccctatgtagctgggataggctccaagcgacccccgtgaccctagtgaggataaaacgggttcagaaaatgaatgaattattctattgatattttcttcagttccattCGATTAACcaattatttgaaaaaatagttatTTTTGAACTGATTATTTCAGTGCACAGTGTTTGTATTTAGTATTAACTCTGCGTTAATGTTCTATCTGTCGGTCTTGATCCttgtttgctgtttgttgattAACATTAACTATATTTAGCTGTTAGCCTCATCACACAAGAGAGGAAGTGAAAAGTTGGGACAATGTGGAAAATGCATGTTAACAAGGAACACAGTGATATGAAAATGTACTTATAATAATGTACCTATAATAATGTCTGTTACGTTGTGTAATACtattttacaaataaatgattttttttttttttcaatgctcACTGTTGGTATTTACTACTACCTATGTGTTAAGGTTCTAGCTCTTGGTCATAATGCTTTGTCAttgtttgctgtttgttgattAACATGAGCTATTTTTAGCTGTTAGACTTGTCACATGAGAGGAAGTGAAAATgcctttttttaaaatcagattttggataacaaaaccatgaaaaataTGGACTTGGTGTGCATAGGTCTTAATAGTAGTACAACCACAAATAAGAGAAAGTTGGGACAATATAGAAAATGCATGTTAACAAGGAACACAGTGAAATTAAAATGTACTTGCATTTCATTGTAGACGGTATGAACACAACATATTCAATGTTTTCtctggtcaaactcattttatttgtaaattatcgTCCTCATATTCAAGATGGAATATATTCAAGAAAAAGTTAGGACAGTAAAGCATTTACTGTTTTGTAAAGTTCTCATTTCTTTTCCCATCATTAGAAGATGTTTATGCTCTGAAGACACCAAGTGATGAAATGTTTCAGGGTTATTTTGtcagattcttcctacaaactaGTCACACATTCTGTATTTGAGACATGTGAGGTCTACATCAGGACAGTCCAACACTCGTACCCTCCTGTTCCTCACCAGTCCTTTGGAATCTGTGCACAACATGGTTTTACATTGTCTGGTTGAAATCTGCATGGATGCCTCTGGAAAATTCATCATGTTGAAGACAGCTGAAGACAGATCTGATGCTTcactgtaattacctccgccaaggaggttatgtttttgccagggtttgtttgtctgtttgtttgtttgtctgtccgttagtgtgcaacataactcaaaaagttatggacagatttggatgaaattttcagggtttgttggaaatgggatgaggaagaaattattaaattttggtggtgattgggggtgggggggcccacgggggtggggccactgatcagccttggcggaggtctgcgctctccgagtgcttctagttaaaaatACAGCTGGTAGCATCAAAGGAGCGTCACAGAAAtgacagtgacctttgaccccagaccaTGACGGACCATGGCTTCTGGACTtgtttctggttctgttctggatgATCCTTTTATCTTTGTAACAGTGAACCTCATTTTTCCTTTTGGCTCAGTAGTGTTGGAGTTGGTATTTGTGTCTAACTCTGTAGTATAGAGCTGGACAAAGGTTCTCCACAGTGAACCGGACCAATGCAGTTCTATCAGCATTAGATGAATGATGGTTCTGGATGTGTGTTGACTGAGTGATCAGACAGAATGATGTTCAGCTTAGACTTGAACCTTTGACCTTTACACACTCAGGTCCATCCACATTCCCTCAATCTCTTCATTCTGTTCTGAACCATAGAGGCTGAGATCCACATcccttcctgtctgtctttaaGGAacatcattttcaaacatttcaatCATTTTCTCACACATTTGTCGCCAAACTAGTGGTTCTCAACCCATCCTTGTTCCTAAAAGACTAAACTTTCCTTGAAACTGTTTTTGGACCAAATCATGATTCCAATCACCTCTTTCAAATCACATTGTCtcattatttcaacatttaaAATATAAATTCAACCATTCTTAGTCCTGACTTTCTCCTCTTCCCACTTTTTGTTGACTTGTGTTTCAgcctgaatgtgaggaatggaTGAGTATTTACTAATGAAATGAAGACGACCAGAGAAAACAGGAAATGTTGAAATGTTGTGTTCACTACCTACAATGAAATACAAGTCCAAGtacattttatacatattttcTTCTTTAATTTGTGTTAACATTTCCTCATTTGGGGTTGTGTTTTCTCCATCTCCTGTAGTTTCATGACACTTAAATAATGTCAGgaacagtagggttagggttaatccaCCCCATAATGAAGGTAATCCTATCCAAATAGGGCTACACTGTGTTTATTATACTGATGTTGCATCATATCTGTATTTCTACAGGGACATCCTCTGCAGACACTGAGTGTTCTCCCTGCACTGACGGGACATTTTCAGATGGGACATTTACACAATGTCAACCACACACACAGTAAGTGAAGCTTAAAAACATGGATACACCCTGTAAATACTAACAGGAATATGTTTGTGAATGTGTGAATTCttagttgttttgttgtttttttaatctgactcactgacctacattttacaaaatatctttgTGCTGTACACACCACAAAGTAAAGACAACTTcaaacactcagacaaaccaCTTTAAACTGTGGATACTGTGGACTGATATACTTTGTCTGTTATGAAGTTGAGGAGCAAATGAGTTACAACCTCAACTCATATAAacactagtgctgtcaaatgattacagtttttaatcagattaatgacggggtttctgtggattaatttcagttaatcatgattaaatatcattcatttttaatctatattaatcgtgtttcattttgcatgagcaaaccgattcaagaaagaaagaaagaaagaaagaaagaaagaaagaaatgtatatatacatatatatatatatatatatatatatatatatatatatatatatatatatatatatatatatatatatattattttttttttttctatttatatttatatacatataagtgctagatggatttctgtgattaatcacgattaatcgcatagttatatggggggggggggcagcatcaacagcgtgtatttcctttcagtgatatttcagactggaagtactctggtgataaaaataattccacatgtcagtgcttccaaacacctgtgtccttctcacccccaccatctgaagacatttaaaatgaaaatgtccatgtaaaagactgcTTCTTTTCTCCATGTtaatgtccacaccagtttatttctggttgtgagtgattgacaggagtcttaaacccactaataagtactaatactaataaacccaataatatgtgatgttcagttgttcaaagcaagcaaagggggccctctagtggtcagaataagttgcactaacgtatgttttgtcctttcggtgttcccgtagtcagtttgaacataagaaggaactaacagacacgtttctttcactctgtctgTATGGCCCGACAAACATtagcctgtgagtattttatgttcagttgttgtaagaatgaatagtataaaatatctctgatatgaacctttgttgctggataaaaagacactgtaaatcttaaattaatctgtaaaagATAATCGTTAGCATGTCAATGGATTTTCACATTCaaattagcatcgagctagcgatcttttccccattcatttaaatgtataatgccatgtaaatgtactaaggcaaagaacagaactgagacatattttgtttgtatgttgcagttttacagtcagtctacagtaaaagatttggagagaagttttgggcatctgttttttcttgttaaacctgttgtctatctgccgagctaatcgctacacgcacacaagcaggggcagaagaataggagtttgaataaaacggcattaacgggagataaaaaaaaaaaaatttaagcaaagggaagcaaaatttacaatgaacatttagttgttttttctcagcaggcactacgtcaattgttttgaaaccaaacatatattgatgtcataatcatacctaacactattatccataccttttcagaaacttttgcccatatgagtaatcaggaaagcaaacgtcaaagagtgtgtgatttgctgaaggcactcgtcacaccaaaggagatttcaaaaatagttggagtgtccataaagactgtttataatggaaagaagagaatgactatgagcaaaactagtacgagaaagtctggaagtggaggaagcaacaaaaaacgtaccaaagcttttattaaagctctcaaatccaaaatcctaaaggatccaaccaaatccatgagaaaaatggcaattgaacttgaggtagacaacaagagcattagaaatgcagtaaaatatgatttgaagttaaaatcttacacaagaacaccaaaacacttgttgacaacagcaacaaatccaactttagcaatttttgggaatcatgtttatgtccgccttctagcccagatctaaaccctctggattctgctgtttggggcgttttagaacatgctaccaatagaacatcacacagcaatgtcgactttcttaaagatactattaaaggagaatgggagaagttgtcacccgaatatttgaggaacacttgtgcaagtttcaggaagcgtgtgaaggcagttattgagaaagaaggaggacacatagaataaaaacattttctattatgtaaattttcttgtggcaaataaattctcatgactttcaataaagtaattggtcatacactgtctgtcaatccctgcctcaaaatattgtatattttgcttccccaccctgtgtatatatatatatatatatatatatatatatatatatatatatatatatatatatatatatacatacacatatatatatatatatatatatatatatatatatatatatatatatatatatatagatagatagatagatagatagatagatatagatatagatatagatatagatatatatgcacttaacatgtttgctAAACACCCTCAACAGTTTCAACTAAACAGTTTAAAACAAC
Coding sequences:
- the LOC115423159 gene encoding tumor necrosis factor receptor superfamily member 5-like — translated: MCFAGSYVRENCTKFDSTICLTCGEGTYMNQRSAQTWCHKCNICEGGPGLRVKKSCTKKSDTVCEPQEGFYCTDVKDHSCVRAQKHRDCEKGQYIKLKGTSSADTECSPCTDGTFSDGTFTQCQPHTQ